The Kaistella daneshvariae genomic sequence GTTAAAATTTTGATTTTATTTGTTGTTCCCTGAAAACCGGCACCTTCGTCGCGCAGCGAATTCAAAACAATCATATCCAGATTTTTTTTCTGAAGCTTACTTTTGGCATTTTCTTCTTCATTTTGCGTTTCGAGAGCAAATCCAACCAAGAACTGGTTCTTTTTCCGTTCGCCCATCGTTTTCAGAATATCCGGATTTTTTACCAGTTCAAGCGTCAAAAAATCTTCTTTCTTTTTTATTTTTTCCGACGCGATTTCTTTCGGCGCGTAATCAGCAACAGCAGCGCTGGCAATGGCGATGTCCACGTTTTCGTAAAAATCAAATACTTTGGAAAACATTTCCTTCGCAGATTTTACCCGGTAAATGGCTATATTTTTGTGATTTACATTTTCAGCGCTGGGTCCGGAAATCAAGATCACTTTTGCACCGCGGTTCGCCGCTTCTTCCGCAATGGCAAAACCCATTTTTCCGGATGAATGATTGCCGATAAACCGCACAGGATCAATGGCTTCATAGGTAGGGCCGGCGGTAATTAAAACCGTTTTTCCGGCTAAAGTTTTATTTGAATTAAAAAAATCTTCGATAATTTGTGAAATGGTTTCCGGTTCCGCCATTCTTCCCTGGCCGGAAAGTCCGCTGGCAAGTTCACCAAATTCCGCCGGAATAATGTGATGACCGAAATCTTCCGCCAATTCCAGATTTTGCTTTGTCGAAGGATGCTGATACATATCCAAATCCATTGCAGGTGCAATAAAAACCGGACATTTAGCCGACATATACGTTGCTAAAACCAAATTATCGCACATGCCGTGAACCATTTTCGCCAATGTGTTTGCAGTGCAGGGTGCCATTATTATCACATCTGCCCACAGCGCCAATTCCACATGATTGTTCCAGGTTCCGTTTTCAGAATAAAAGTCGCTGAAAACCGGTTTTTTCGATAAGGTGGAAAGCGTAAGTTTGGACACGAAATTTTCCGCAGAAGGCGTCATCAGAACGTGAACTTCAGCGCCTTTTTTTATAAAATCGCGTATGAGATAGGTGATTTTATAGGCAGCAATGCCGCCGGAAACGCATATCAAAATATTTTTGCCCTGAAGTGTCATCAACTGTTTTTTATGGTGGAACGAATTTACTTAAATTTTGCCAAACAAACTGACCAGCGGAAGCGCCTGAAAGAAAAAAGCCACAAGCCGAAGCGGCTTGTGACTTTATAATAATTAAGAAATAAATAATTAGTTCCTGTCTTCCGTTTTTCTGTAATAGATTTCGTCATCTAACCATTCTCTGATGGCAATTGACGTTGGTTTTGGAAGTTTTTCGTAATGTTTGGAGATTTCAATCTGCTCTTTATTTTCGAAAACTTCTTCCAAAGTAGAGTTGTGCACTGCAAATTCATCCAGTTTATTGTGAAGCTCAGAGCGGATTTCAGCGTTGATTTGTTCTGCTCTTTTGCCCATCACCACAATCGCTTCATAGATAGAACCTACATTTTGTTCAATTTTATCCCGGTCGTAAGTAATTGTACTTAATTCGGCTTTAGAATCTTTTACGCTCATTTTCAGTTGGTTGTTATATTTAGAGTTTGCAAATATACGTAATTACTTTTGAAATTAAAAAGATGGTGTTGCAACCGCATTGGTAGCATTTGCGCTGTCTTTTTTCATCTCACGGGCTTTTTTCTCGGCATCACGGCGGTCTTTTTCCGCGTTCTGTTCTGCTTCCGCAGCCTGTTGTTTCTCAGCAATTTCTTTTTTTCTGGCTTCTACTTTTTTCTCAACTTCAGCAAAGTTCTCTTTTTCTTTCTGAAGTTTGGCCTGCAGGTCAGCAGCGGTTTTAGCAAGTTCACTGTTCGGCATTTCTCTTTCCACCTGTTTCGCAAAAGTGCTGGCTTCTTCCAGACGGTCTTTTTTTAAATCATAAACCGAGTTTACAGCCAGTTCATATTTCGATTTCAGCATGTAATCGTAGATTTTTGTGCGAAGTTTTGTGCTTGGAAAATCATTTAAAACATTTTCAAAAGCGGTGCTCGACGCCTTATAATCAGCCATTTTAAAATATTGTCTGGCGTTTTCGTATGCTTTAAATTCCAGCTTATAAGTCAACTCGTCGATAAGTTCGTTGATGTTTTTAGACTTTTCTGAATTTGGATAATTATTAAGGAAATTCTGCATTTCATTAATTGCCAACTCCGTGCTGCTTTGATCCAGATTATAATCCAAACTTCCCTCGTAATAGCAAAGCGCAGACATGTACGCTGCATCTTCTACCCGCGGATCCTGCGGAAAAGTAACTGCAAAGTTTTTGAACTGGTGACCGGCTAATTTGTAGTTTTTATCGTAGTAATTTGCGTAAGCAGAATTGTAAACCACGTTCGGCGCGTCGTCCGTGCCCGCTACCAGATTCGAAAGTCTTTCGTATAAAGCCAGCGCATTCGCCCACTTTTTATTGGCGAAATTTTCGTTCGCTACTTTCAGTATATAATCTTTATCTGCACTTTTCAGCGCCAGTTCCTGCTGTTTGTTACAGGCAGCTACGACGATAAAGGCAAGAAACAGGATCAGGTATTTTTTCATAAATAAAATATGGCAGAAACACTTCTAATTTCCGCGGTTCAGTGTGCAAAAATATAACTTTTTTGTCAATAGACTTTTTTTTATGATAATTTAACTAATTAATTGGTAGTTTGATAGCCCAGAAGCGAAAATACGGTGACCAGCAGATTTGCCAGCACTTTTTTCTCGGCGTCTTCCAGGTAATTTTCTTCCTCGCCGGTAACATACATTTCGTAGAAATTTTTGTTGCGGATGACAAAAAGTGAGGAACCTACAATCAGGGTTAAAATATCTTCAGGTTTTGGTGCGTTATGAAATACGCCGCTTGCAACGCCTTTTTTTATTACGCCGTCGATTTTTGCTGTAAAGGTGTTGTAAAATTCGAGCAAATCATCTTTCAAATGCTCTGTGTGTCGCAATTCCTGAGTAACAAAGCCATGAAAATAATTGAATTTAAAGAGCTGATTCACCACATATTTTATGAGTTCCTTCATCTGCATTTCCGGTTTGCCATCACGGATGATTTCCGCAAATTCCGCAAAACTTTCTCTGGTTTTCTGAACTCGGTACCGGTAGAGGTACGACATCATTTTTTCTTTTGAACCAAAATAGTACGAAATCATCGCCACATTAATGTTCGCGCTCGTGGAAATATCCCGAACGGAGGTTCCTTCAAATCCCTTTTTTGCGATGAGTTTTTCCGCAACATTCAGAATATGAATCTGTTTATCAGTAAATTTTTTTTTCATCAGGTGTAGTTTTTAGTAAAGTTAGGAAATTTTAAAACAAACGTTTAATACAATTAAGCTAAATTTATCCTTTTAAATATGGATTTTTTTGATTTTCACCACCACCAGCGCTCCAAAAAACCGGGCATTTATAACCTGAATTTCGGCGATTCTCTGCCCGAAAGCTATTTTTCCGCAGGAATTCACCCCAACCGAAGTGAAAATGTTTCGGAGGAAAATCTTCTATGGTTAGAACAAATAGCACTAAACGAAAAATGTGTGGGAATTGGTGAATGTGGTTTAGACGGTTTAATTGATGTTTCTCGTGAAAACCAGGAAAAAATATTTAAATTTCAAATTCAGCTCGCCAATAAAATTCGGAAACCATTAATTATACATTGTGTCCGCAGGTATTCGCAAGTGGTTTCGCTGCTGAAAAATGCCGAAGTTCCCGTAATTTTTCACGGATTTAACAGGAAAAAAAGCATTGGCGAAGCGCTTTTGAAACACGATTTTTATCTAAGTTTTGGTAAATCGGTTTTGCATGATGTAAATTTGCAGCAGTTTGTAAAAGATTTTCCGCTGGAAAAAA encodes the following:
- a CDS encoding DNA-directed RNA polymerase subunit omega, which produces MSVKDSKAELSTITYDRDKIEQNVGSIYEAIVVMGKRAEQINAEIRSELHNKLDEFAVHNSTLEEVFENKEQIEISKHYEKLPKPTSIAIREWLDDEIYYRKTEDRN
- the bamD gene encoding outer membrane protein assembly factor BamD, yielding MKKYLILFLAFIVVAACNKQQELALKSADKDYILKVANENFANKKWANALALYERLSNLVAGTDDAPNVVYNSAYANYYDKNYKLAGHQFKNFAVTFPQDPRVEDAAYMSALCYYEGSLDYNLDQSSTELAINEMQNFLNNYPNSEKSKNINELIDELTYKLEFKAYENARQYFKMADYKASSTAFENVLNDFPSTKLRTKIYDYMLKSKYELAVNSVYDLKKDRLEEASTFAKQVEREMPNSELAKTAADLQAKLQKEKENFAEVEKKVEARKKEIAEKQQAAEAEQNAEKDRRDAEKKAREMKKDSANATNAVATPSF
- a CDS encoding TetR/AcrR family transcriptional regulator translates to MKKKFTDKQIHILNVAEKLIAKKGFEGTSVRDISTSANINVAMISYYFGSKEKMMSYLYRYRVQKTRESFAEFAEIIRDGKPEMQMKELIKYVVNQLFKFNYFHGFVTQELRHTEHLKDDLLEFYNTFTAKIDGVIKKGVASGVFHNAPKPEDILTLIVGSSLFVIRNKNFYEMYVTGEEENYLEDAEKKVLANLLVTVFSLLGYQTTN
- a CDS encoding TatD family hydrolase, which codes for MDFFDFHHHQRSKKPGIYNLNFGDSLPESYFSAGIHPNRSENVSEENLLWLEQIALNEKCVGIGECGLDGLIDVSRENQEKIFKFQIQLANKIRKPLIIHCVRRYSQVVSLLKNAEVPVIFHGFNRKKSIGEALLKHDFYLSFGKSVLHDVNLQQFVKDFPLEKTFLETDSADFDLEMLYLKVAELKNLPLKDLKNQIYQNLKIFNIPEIL